The Spiroplasma citri genomic sequence TTGCAAAACTAAGTAAATTTTCATTAAATTCAGTTGAATATTGTAATGCTATTTCAACTTCGATTTGTTTTTCTACTCCTTTTAACATAATAATTGGAGTAATACTTTTTTTATCTTCATTCATATAAGTAATGAACTCTTCTAAACCATTATTAAATAAATATGATACTTTTTTATCAGTTCGTTGGTCAGTCAATGTTAACTTAACCCCGCTATTTAAAAATGCTGATTCACGAATTCGTTCTGAAATTGTTGAAAAAGAAAAATCAATTACTTTAAAAATCTTATGATCAGGTAAAAAAGTAACTGTTGTTCCCGTTTTCGTTGTTGTTCCAATTTTTGTTAATGGTTCTTTAACTTGACCACCATTTGCGAATTTAATACTTCAAACTTTGTGATCACGATAAATTGTGACATCAAAAGTGGCCGATAAAGCGTTAACAACTGAAGAACCAACACCATGTAGTCCGCCTGCTGTTTTATAACCATCACCACCAAATTTTCCACCAGCATGTAAAACTGAAAAAATTACTTCTGGGGTTGATTTTCCAGATGAATGAACTCCAGTTGGAACACCACGCCCATTATCTGCCACCATAATAGCATTATTCTTATAAATAATAATATCAATTTCATTACAATAACCAGCTAATGCCTCATCAATTGAATTATCAATAATTTCTCAAACTAAATGATGTAATCCACGAACATCAGTTGACCCAATATACATTCCTGGACGTTTTCGAACTGCATCTAGTCCTTCTAAAATCTGAATTGATGATTCATCATACTTTAATGTTTTATCTTCAATACTCATATCCTCTATCATTCCTTTTAAATATAATTTTCACTATTATTATTTTATATTATAATGCTTTTATTTACAATTATTTACTAAATTATTTCTAATTGCTATATAATAATAAAAGAGAGGTGACCGAATGACATTATATGGATATTTAGGAAAAGCTATTACAGCAATAATTGGATACTTAATTGGTTCTTTTAGTTGGTCAATTTTTATTAGTAAAAAAATTTATAAAATTGATGTGCGTGATTATCATTCTAAAAATGCCGGAGCCACAAATACTAGTCGTGTTTTAGGTAAAAAATGAGGTTTTGCCATCATGTTTTTAGATATGCTAAAAGTTACTATTACAATGTTTATTGCCTTTGGTATTAGTTGTATTAATATTAATGGTGTTAATTTTGGTTCAACTAGTTATTATATTCCAGCTTTTTTTGTTTTAATTGGTCATTCTTATCCAATTTATTATAAATTTAAAGGTGGAAAAACAGTTTCGTCTTTTTTAGGTTTATTATGAATGACTAATCCATATTATTTTTTAATTGCTACAGTTGTTTGATGAAGTACAATTTTTATTTGAAAACGAGTTTCTGTTTCTTCAATTTTAGCAGCACTATTTACAGGAGCATTATGTTGAATCCCACAATTAAGTGGCATTGATATTATCAATTTTAATGGTGATTTACTTCAAAATTCTCACCTTGTTTGAGTGAATTACTTACATTATGTTAATTATGATAATTACTGCGATAGTTTAGCTTTAATTAATATTATTATTACTTTAAGTGCTATTTTCTTAATCTTAAAACATCATCAAAATATTACTCGTTTATTAAAAGGAGCCGAAAAGCCTTATGATTTTAAAGGGAAATCTGATTTAGAAAATGGTAATCTTTCAAAACACAATAAAATAAAAAACACTAATAATTACCCATAGTTTTAAGTACTTAATAAGTTAAATGAAAAATGCTTTCATTCTAAAGAAATGAAAGCATTTTTCATTTTTAAAATTTTTGTTTATTAACAAAACTTAAGCTACCTTAAATTCAATTATCTGTAAAAAGTTATAATTACCATCATTAATATTGGTTTCACCCTTGTTTGGATTAAACATAAAACTATAAAAAAAGTTGCTATACGATAAGTAAACATTGTTTGAAATGAGTGAGTATGTCTTAGTATCATTATTTCATGAATAAAATAATTGAAAAGTTATAGATTTTTCATTTTCAATTCAATTAATTTTATTGTTAAATTTACTTATATTGTACTTGTACTCATAAGAAAACTTTGTATTTCAGTCTAATGACTTCCAATAAAAGCTAAAAAAATATTTCAAAAATGTGTTAAAGTTGTCTAATATTTGGTTCTGTTTATACTTCGTTCTAATTTTTTTAACAATTTCATCAAAGTTAACTTGATTCATATTAAAAACAAGACGATTATTTTCATTATATGTTTCTAATTGATAATAATGCCAAAAACCCATTATTGTTTTTGCAAATATGATTAAGTCATTATCAAATTTATTTTTTTTCTCTCAATATTGTTATTGGTGCTTTTAATTCAATATTGAAACTTAAAATTTTAAGTGGGAGATTCTCAATAATAAAGTTATTCAAGAAATTGAAAGATTTTAATGTTGCTTGTATATAACACTCATTATGAAGGCATCATGTAATCGAAGTGCAACAAATCAATTCTGAAAGGAGTTGATTTTTTATTGAAAAGAAACATTATTTTATTTTGCGGTCCTTAGTAACTAAGTATGGAAAAGATATTGTTATTAATACTGTAAATAAGATAGTAATTAATAATTTAAAAGAAAATGAATAAATTATCCGCGTAATTTATTAGCGGTAATTTATTCAATATTGTTTATTTTGAGCGTAGCGAACACGCGGAGCGTGACGCGATATTTTTTAGAAAGGAGATGTATTATGCCAACTTGATTAACGACAATATTTAGTGTTGTTATTATATTAAGTATTTTTACTTATATTGGTTTATCAATTTACCAAAAAATTAAACAAATTCGAGGAAAGAAAAAAGATAAAAAAGAAATTGAAAGAAAGGAGAGTAATAAATAATGTTAGGTATGTATTTAACAACAGCGTTTAATTTTTTAACAGCACCTACACCTAAAACTATGACTAAGGGTATGACTGGTATTTGAACTGGTTTATCTAGTGCATTATGAAAAGTTAAAGAAGGTATAACAAATATTTTACCTGAGATAATGGTTTTCTTAGGTGAAGCGTGAATTATATTAATTCCATTTGCTATATTTTGTATTATTAAAATTTTAAACTTTTTCCGTGTTATGGTTAAAGGATTTTAATATTTATTATAATCGATTATATATCTTAGTTAAGGCACACTAGCTTTTATGTGAATTAAATAAATAATTTTGTTGTTTATTTTTGCACTATACACTGTTTACAAATTTATTTTTTAATAAACTTTATTACTATCGTTAATATTGGGATAATAAATAAATATCCCTATTATACATATAAATTTAACTATATTTTCTATAGTTGATAACTCTATATTGTTTATTATTCATAATATTGAGTCTGTTATGAAAAATATTTTTTTAGTAGGATTTAATAAAAATAAGAATATTTCTATTAAGGGTCATACTAGTAATAGATTTGGGAAATAAATTTTTATAATATTTTTTATAAATACACCTACTTTTTTTAAAAAACTTGTAAACAGTATATAGTGTAAAAATATCAACTTAATTATATTTAAGGTATTATTATGGTTTTCTCTCTGTATAAAAATATTTATAAATTTGTTAATTTATTAAAAATTCAAATAATAAATTTAAAAGTTATTATTAAAATTATTATTAGTGAAATAATTGTTTTAATTGGTGATACCATTCATGATAATCAAAAAATAGATGGTATCACATTTGTAAAAAATGAATTTATTAAATAGAAAAATGAATTTATTATTTCTTCGATATTTTATTTCTTCTTTCTATTTAAAATAATTTATACAGAGAGAAAACCATAATAATATCAACTTAATTATAAACTTATGATTTTATATTTTAATAACTATTGTTAAAAATTAAATAGTATTTTTCAGTGTGCCAATTTTTATTATTTTTATATTTAACATTGTTTATTAACATTGTTTATTAAACATTAAATAAACAATATATTAGCATTATGTATAACATTGTTAATAATCAGTGTTTATT encodes the following:
- the plsY gene encoding glycerol-3-phosphate 1-O-acyltransferase PlsY, yielding MTLYGYLGKAITAIIGYLIGSFSWSIFISKKIYKIDVRDYHSKNAGATNTSRVLGKKWGFAIMFLDMLKVTITMFIAFGISCININGVNFGSTSYYIPAFFVLIGHSYPIYYKFKGGKTVSSFLGLLWMTNPYYFLIATVVWWSTIFIWKRVSVSSILAALFTGALCWIPQLSGIDIINFNGDLLQNSHLVWVNYLHYVNYDNYCDSLALINIIITLSAIFLILKHHQNITRLLKGAEKPYDFKGKSDLENGNLSKHNKIKNTNNYP